TCAATAATGCTTCTTAGAATGTTTGGCTAAATTGGCTAAACAGTTCCTGTGCTTACTcatttttcaatatgttttcaggatgatacatttgaaaagttagctGTCGTTTTGAAACAAGcccattttattaaatatacataGACTAATAAATTATTGAGGGCTTTGCAATGGGTTCACCTGAGCGTAGTCGGAGTCATGCAAAACGAGACATAGAGGATGGCATGGATATGAAGAAGATTCGGGACAGGGATGATGAGGAATGGGAGGGCAATGATAAGAGAAAGCATAGGTCAACCAAGTCTAGAAAGCTTAGCAATGGAGAAGAAATTGAAGGATTAGATGGCAGTGGAAGAAGGAGAAGTTCTGGTGATAGAAATGAGAGTTGTAAGAGGTCAGGTGGCTCTAGTAGAGCAGACAGTCATGAAGATGAATATGACACAAGAAAAGAGCAGCGTTCTAAGCAGTTGAAGAAAAAACAAGAGGAGAGTTCCTTGGAACAATTGAGCAGTTGGTACCAGGATGGAGAAGTAGATAATAGGAAAGATGGTGGGGACAAGTCTGGGAGTAGAGGTCACAATCGGGTTGGTGAAAGTGAGAGAAGAAAAACAACTTCAAAGTTATTAGAGCATGATAGCTTCCAGAGTGGAAATAAAAACAAGGATGAAAGATTACATGATGCGGAGTCTGAAAAGACATTGGATAAAGATTCAAGGTACTCAGAAAGAAGGGAGAGTGGACAAGAGAAGGTTCATGATTCTTCTGATAAGGGAAGGAATTCAAGGAGAAGATGGGATGAGTCTGATGCTCTCAACAACGTTGAAGAAAATCTTCATGAAAGAGCTGATCTGAGAAGTGGAAAGGCTTCTGATACCAAGTACGAAATTTCTAAAGGGAGGAGTGCATCTGCGAGACATGAGTCCAGCGAGAGTAAAAACAAGGGTTTAGATTCAAACAGTGAGAAAGGTGTTAAATCCAACAACAGGGAAGAGAGAAGGGTTGATATTGAGAAGAGTAAGAGCAAAGGAAGGTCAGAAGCTCTGGAAGAAGAAAATAGGGGCAGTCCTAATCATCATGAAGACAGATCAGGTTGGGATAAGAATGAGAAGAGTAGACATCAAAGAACTCCAAGTGGTCGGGATGTTGGTGAAGGACGTGAAAGGCCCTCCAATAAGGATGATGATGGAAATGCTTGGACGAAACGCTCTAACAGGTCCAGGACTCCTGAAAGGAGTGGGAGACGTCATCTGGAATCAGAATATTCTGAGGTGGATTTTGAAAGAAGCAATGATATAAAGCGGAAGGAAATAGAAAAAGATAGTAACAGAGATGAGAGATCAAAAGCCAGAGATGATAGTTGGAGTGACAGGAATAGGGATCGAGAAGGTTCAAAAGAGAATTGGAAAAGAAGGCAAACCAGCAGTAATGATAAAGAATTAAAAGATGGGGAAATATTTTATGATCGAGGTAGAGAGTGGGAATTGCCAAGGCACAGTCATGATCAGAATGATCACGAAAGGCCTCATGGTCGTTCAAGTACCAGAAAAGATGGGAGTAGGAGTGAGGCTGTGAAGACATCATCAAAATTTGGAATTTCAAATGAGAATTACGATGTGATAGAGATCCAAACCAAGCCTCTTGATTATGGAAGAGCAGAGTCTGGGCCTAACTTTTCTCGGAGAACTGAAGTTGGTCCTCAATCTGATGTTCAATTGGCTCCAAATGAACAAGAGTGGGCCTATATGCGTGAGGATCGAGCAAAAAGGACTGACATGTATGGATCGGGACATTCAGGTGAAGATTCAAGGGACAGATATGTGGAAGATGGACGGGATACAAACTCATGGAGGGATGACATTGACTATCAGGGAGGGAAAGGAAGAGGCCAGAAAGGTGCTCTGTCTGGTCGCAATGCTGGTTCAGCTAGCAGTTCACAGCCTCCATATGAAAACCAGGAGGCTGTGCCCTTTGGTAGAGGTCCTCCACAGGGAGTGAAAGGGAGTAGGGCCGGGAGAGGGGGAAGGGGTAGGCCTACTGGGAGAGACAATCAACAGATGGGAGTACCATTGCCTATCAT
The genomic region above belongs to Mangifera indica cultivar Alphonso chromosome 15, CATAS_Mindica_2.1, whole genome shotgun sequence and contains:
- the LOC123197945 gene encoding N6-adenosine-methyltransferase non-catalytic subunit MTB-like produces the protein MGSPERSRSHAKRDIEDGMDMKKIRDRDDEEWEGNDKRKHRSTKSRKLSNGEEIEGLDGSGRRRSSGDRNESCKRSGGSSRADSHEDEYDTRKEQRSKQLKKKQEESSLEQLSSWYQDGEVDNRKDGGDKSGSRGHNRVGESERRKTTSKLLEHDSFQSGNKNKDERLHDAESEKTLDKDSRYSERRESGQEKVHDSSDKGRNSRRRWDESDALNNVEENLHERADLRSGKASDTKYEISKGRSASARHESSESKNKGLDSNSEKGVKSNNREERRVDIEKSKSKGRSEALEEENRGSPNHHEDRSGWDKNEKSRHQRTPSGRDVGEGRERPSNKDDDGNAWTKRSNRSRTPERSGRRHLESEYSEVDFERSNDIKRKEIEKDSNRDERSKARDDSWSDRNRDREGSKENWKRRQTSSNDKELKDGEIFYDRGREWELPRHSHDQNDHERPHGRSSTRKDGSRSEAVKTSSKFGISNENYDVIEIQTKPLDYGRAESGPNFSRRTEVGPQSDVQLAPNEQEWAYMREDRAKRTDMYGSGHSGEDSRDRYVEDGRDTNSWRDDIDYQGGKGRGQKGALSGRNAGSASSSQPPYENQEAVPFGRGPPQGVKGSRAGRGGRGRPTGRDNQQMGVPLPIMGSHFGPLGMPPPGSMQSITPAPGLPINPSVFIPPFPAPVVWPGPRGVDMNMLGVPPSLSPVPPGPSGPRFAPNIGTPTNPGMYFNQAGLGRGGPPSTSGPGFNAAGPIVRGTPPDKSSGGWAPPRTVGATGKAPSRGEQNDYSQNFVDTGMRPQNFIRELELTNVVEDYPKLRELIQKKDEIVSKSATAPMYFKCDLREFELSPEFFGTKFDVILVDPPWEEYVHRAPGVADHMEYWTFEEILNLKIEAIADTPSFIFLWVGDGAGLEQGRQCLKKWGFRRCEDICWVKTNKNNATAGLRHGHTLFQHSKEHCLMGIKGTVRRSTDGHIIHANIDTDVIIAEEPPYGSTRKPEDMYRIIEHFALGRRRLELFGEDHNIRAGWLTVGDGISSSNFNKEAYTRKFADKDGKVWQGGGGRNPPPEAPHLVVTTPEIEALRPKSPMKNQQQQQQSTSISVATSIPSGRRAAGNSPQNPGGLGLNLEASSSNPSTPVPWASPMEGFQGRDIGNMPSEDKYFDLYGYTGQANGDYPDFESQRPLNLL